A region from the Ammospiza nelsoni isolate bAmmNel1 chromosome 1, bAmmNel1.pri, whole genome shotgun sequence genome encodes:
- the RGS20 gene encoding regulator of G-protein signaling 20 — MLWPSALLGRIFKANKKGKEREMFLTPPFVCCLQPMGSERTEIRKRQMAATPESPGAAQAQLSTGNRGSNACCFCWCCCCSCSCLTVRNQEEERARRTSHELQAEGIPNCEESPAPTLEEVNAWAQSFDKLMLTPAGRNAFREFLRTEFSEENMLFWMACEELKQESNKSVIEEKARLIYEDYISILSPKEVSLDSRVREVINRNMLEPSQHTFDDAQLQIYTLMHRDSYPRFMNSAIYKDLLQSLSEKSIEA, encoded by the exons ATGCTGTGGCCTTCAGCACTTCTGGGTaggatttttaaagcaaacaaaaaaggaaaagagagagagatgttTCTCACTCCCCCCTTTGTTTGTTGCTTGCAGCCCATGGGATCGGAGAGGACGGAGATCCGCAAACGGCAGATGGCGGCGACCCCggagagcccaggggctgcacaggcccagctcagcacagggaacCGAGGCTCCAATGcctgctgcttttgctggtgctgctgctgcagctgctcatg TCTTACTGTTAGAAATCAAGAAGAAGAGAGAGCAAGGAGAACATCTCATGAACTCCAAGCAGAGGGTATTCCAAACTGTGAGGAAAG CCCTGCTCCCACTCTTGAAGAAGTAAATGCCTGGGCTCAATCATTTGACAAGTTGATGCTCACTCCAGCTGGCAGAAATGCTTTTCGTGAATTTCTGCGAACAGAATTCAGCGAGGAAAACATGCTTTTCTGGATGGCCTGTGAGGAACTAAAACAAGAATCCAACAAAAGCGTCATTGAAGAAAAAGCAAGACTAATTTATGAAGATTATATTTCTATCCTCTCTCCAAAGGAG GTCAGTCTGGACTCCAGAGTAAGAGAAGTTATTAACCGAAATATGCTGGAACCCTCACAACACACCTTTGATGACGCACAGCTTCAAATTTATACCTTAATGCACAGAGACTCTTACCCACGGTTTATGAACTCTGCTATTTATAAGGACTTGCTTCAGTCCTTGTCTGAAAAATCCATTGAagcatag